CGTGCTCGACGGACAGGTGCGCGGCCTGCTCGTCGAAGTCCCCGGTCGGGTAGCCGCGTTCGGCGACCAGCCGACCGACCAGGGCGTCGGCGTCGCCTACCGCTTCGGCGGGGGTGTCCACGAAGCGGAGCTGCACCTCCTCCCAGGCGGCGGTGTAGCGGGCCCGGGACTCGGGGCTGAGCGGGGTCAGGGTGAGTTCGGCGTGCCGGCGCTGCCGGGCGCGGAGCTCCTTCTCCGCCGCGCCGCGGTCGGCGTGCTCGGCGACCACCCGGTCGTACTCCGGGCCGAAACGGTTGCGCAGCTCACGGCGGCGGCTGGCCCGCACGGCCACCGCGGCCGCCAGGGCGGCGATCACGAGTACGACGAGAACGATGACGACTACCTGCGTGGGCGACATGGCCTCCTCCTTCGTCATCTGGTATTCCCGCCGGCACCTGATCGCCAATCCCGATCGGGCCTACTTTTCGACAGGTCTCCGACGTGCCCGGGACGAAGGGATCGACAGGTGACGGTCCGGCAGCACGGGTATTCGAGTTTTCAAAATACCCGTAACGGGATGATTCCGGCGCGGAACGCGTACCCGGTCCGGTCGGGGCGGGACGTCCGGGTACCTTCGTCCACCGTGGAGATACCGCCTCGAACGTGAGCGGACGGAACGGACGGTAGTGCAACACGCCACGATTACGTATCCTGCCCAAGGCGCTCGTACCGGTGCCTGGCGTGCCGGGCGGGGCGCTGTCCGGCCGGCGCCGGCGCCACCCCTGCCACACCTTCCGGGCGAGGTCTGATGAACTCCCGCGACTGGCCGCTCCGCTCGAAGCTGACCGCGCTGGTCGTCGCCCCGGTGGCCGCCCTGCTGGCCCTCTGGATCTTCGCCACCACGCTCGCTCTCGGCCCCGCCCTCGACCTGCTCGCCGGCCGTACGCTGCTCACCGGGCTCGGCCTGCCCGGCGACCGGCTGGTGCTCGACCTGCAACAGGAACGACGACTCTCGGTGGCCCAGCTCGCCGGCGAGCGGGAGCTGCCGGCGCTGCGCGACCAGCGGCTGCGGACCGACCGGGCGGTGACCGAGCTGCGCCGCCGGGCCGGCCTGCGGGACCTGCGGGACGCCACCGACGACCTGCTCGACGCCCGCCTCGACCGGCTCCTCACCGCCCTGGAAGCGCTGCCCGCCGGCCGGCGTTTCATCGACCAGCGGCAGGTGGACCGGGCCGGCGGGCACGGCCTCTACACCGGCATGCTCGACGCGGCCTTCCAGACCTTCGCCGCGATGTCCGTGGCGCCCGACGTCGACCTCACCCGGCAGGCCCGCGCGTTGAACCTGCTCGGCCAGTCCCGGGAGCTGCTCAGCCAGGCCGACGCGCTGGTGGCCGGGGCGCTCGCCGCCGGCCGGTTCGCCCCGGGCGAGCACGCCCGGCTCGTCCAGACCGTCGGCAACCAGCGGTACGCGGCCACGCTGGCCGTCACCGACCTGCCGTACCTGGTCCGCAGCAACTTCCAGCAGCTCAGTGAGGGGCCGGACTTCGTCCGGTTGCGCCGGCTCCAGGAGGAGCTGATGGTCGCCGACCGGTCCGGCCGGCCCCCGGTGGACGAGACGGCCTGGCGGTCCACCCACGACGCCGTCCAGCGACAGCTACGGGACTTCGAACTGGCCGAGGCGGCGGCGTTGACCGACCGCTCCGTGCCGGTGGCCGTCGGCATCCTGGTCCGGCTCGCCGCCGCCGGACTGCTCGGCCTGGTCGCGGTGGTGATCTCCCTGACCGTGGCGTGGCGGGTCGGGCGCTCCCTGGTCCAGCGGCTGACCGGGGTCCGGACGGCCGCGCTCGACCTGGCCGAACGCCGACTGCCCGACGTGGTGGCGCGGCTGCGCCGGGGCGAGCCGGTCGACGTGGCCCGGGAGGCCCCGCCGCTGGAGTTCGGCGCCGACGAGATCGGTCAGGTCGGGCACGCGTTCAGCGTCGCCCAGGCCACCGCCGTCCGGTCGGCGGTGGACGAGGCGGCCCTGCGGCACGGGCTGAACGAGGTCTTCCTCAACATCGCCCGACGCAGCCAGGGGCTGGTGCACCGGCAACTCGCCCTGCTCGACCGGATGGAACGGCGCACCGAGGACCCGGCGGAGCTGGCCGAGCTGTTCCAGGTCGACCATCTGGCCACCCGGATGCGACGCCATGCCGAGGACCTGGTCATCCTCGCCGGCGCCACCCCGGGCCGCGGCTGGCGCAACCCGGTCGCCGTGCTCGACGTGATCCGGGGCGCGATCTCCGAGGTGGAGTCGTACGCCCGGGTCGACATCGTCGCCGTGCAGCCCGCCGCCGTGGTGGGCCGGGCCGTCGGCGACGTGATCCACCTGCTCTCCGAGCTGATCGAGAACGCGACCTCGTTCTCCCCGCCGCACACCCGGGTGCAGGTGCGTGGCGAGCGGGTGCCGAACGGGTACGTCGTCGAGGTCACCGACCAGTGCCTCGGAATGACCCCGGAGGCGATCGAGGAGACCAACCGGCGGCTGGCCAGCGCGCCGGAGTTCGACCCGTCGGAGAGCGCCCGCCTCGGCCACTTCGTGGTGGCCCGGCTGGCCGCCCGGCACGGGGTGCGGACGCAGGTGCGCGCCTCCGCCCAGGGCGGGTTGACCGCGGTGGTCCTGCTGCCGGTCGCGGTGGTGACCGCCCAGCCGGCCCGGCCGCCGACCCGGGGCGTCGACGGCGTCGGGGCGGGCCGGATGGCCAAGGTGACGAAGCTGAACACCGCGCCCCGGTCCCGGCCGGCCGGGCGTGGCGTCCGGGAGCCGAACGCCGCGCCGTCGGTGGTGCCGTTGTCGTCGGCGCGGCCGGCCCCGACCGAGGCGCCGATCGGCCCGGACGGCCTGCCGCGCCGGATCCGCCAGCGCGGCCCGGTCCGACCGGTCCGTCGGTCGACGCCCGGTGAGCCCTCGGCCCGTACCCCGGAGCAGGTCCGGGCCGCGATGGCGGCGCTCCAGGCCGGCACCGCCCGGGGCCGGCAGGCCGCCACCCGCCCGCCGCAGCAGCCCACCGCCCGGCCGCCCGGCGGGCCGGCGGGGGCGGTGGACGCGCCCACGCTGCCCACCGGGTCGCCGGTGGACGAGCCGACGACGGAGCTACCCCGGCTGTCGCCGGTGGAGACGACCGTCGAAACTGTCACCGGAACGGGAAAGGACGCGTAGTGGTGCAACCCACGAGGCAGGCCACGGATCTCGACTGGCTGCTCGACGAACTGGTCGACCGGGTGCCGGCCGCCCGCCAGGCGGTGGTGCTCTCCGCCGACGGGTTGCTGATGGGTACCTCCAGCGGGCTGGACCGGGACGACGCCGAGCACTTCTGCGCGATGGCCTCGGGGTTCGCCAGCCTCGCGAAGGGCGCCAGCCGCCACTTCGCCGCCGGCCCGGTCCGCCAGACGGTGGTGGAGATGGAGTCGGCGTACCTCTTCGTCACCGCCGCCGGGCAGGGCGCGTGCCTGGCGGTGCTCAGCGACGCCGAGGCGGACATCGGCCTGGTCGCGTACGAGATGGCGATGCTGGTGACCCGGGTCGGCGAGACCCTCGCCGTCGGGTCGCGGGCCTCGACGGTCGTGACCGATGCGCGCTGAGCCGCCGGGGCGGCCACACGTCTGGCTGGACGACGACGCCGGCCCGGTGGTGCGCCCCTACACCGTCACCGGCGGCCGGGTCGCCCCGGTGACCGGTGACTTCGACCTGGTCGCCTTCGTGCTGGCCAGCCCGGACGCCGAGCCGGACGACCACCCCCACCTGCACCCGGAGCACCGGCAGCTCGTCGAGCTGGCCGGCGAGCCGATGTCGGTGGCGGAACTCGCCGCGCACCTCAACCTCGCCGTCGGCGTGGTCCGGGTGCTGGTCGGCGACCTGCTCGCCGGTGGGCTCGTCGACGTGCACGAGCCGCCGACCACTGCGTACCTGCCCGACGACAACATCCTCAAGGCGGTGGCCAATGGACTTCGTGCGCTCTGACCGGAACGGAGCCGGCCAGCGGGTCCCGCTGGCCCTGAAGATCCTCATCGCCGGAGGCTTCGGGGCCGGCAAGACCACCCTGGTGAGCGCGCTCAGCGAGGTCCGGCCGTTGCAGACCGAGGAGGTGCTCACCGACGCCGGGATCGGCACCGACGACACCTTCGGCGTGGAGGGGAAGTCCACCACCACGGTGGCCATGGACTTCGGCCGGATCACCATCAACGAGGACCTCCAGGTCTACCTGTTCGGCACCCCCGGCCAGGACCGCTTCTGGTTCCTCTGGGACGAGCTGGCCTTCGGCGCGCTCGGCGCGGTGGTGCTCGCCGACACCCGGCGGCTGGCCGACTGTTTCCCGTCGGTCGACTACTTCGAGCAGCGGGGCATCCCGTTCGTGGTCGGGGTGAACTGCTTCGACGGCTCGCGGCGGTTCAGCCTCGACTCGGTGCGCCGGGCGCTCGATCTCGACCCGGACGTGCCGTTGGTGCTCTGCGACGCCCGGGACCGCCAGTCCGGCAAGCTGGTGCTGGTGGCGCTGGTCGAGCACGTCGCCGCGATGCGGGGCGAGCCGGCCGCCTGATCCTCGGCCGGGCGCGGCGCGTGGACGATTTTCCGCGGGAAACCGGTTCGTCGGCCGGTGATCCCGGGAAGGCTCAGGAGTGATCTCGACAGCCAGTGATCTCGGCAGTCCCGGGGGCGGCGACCCCCGGGCAGGGCGGAAGGCGGTACCGGTGACCGACGAGGGTGGCATCGTCCACATCGGTGGCTACACGGCGGAGGGCGACGGCAAGGGCGAGGGCATCGTCGCCGCCCGACGGGACCCCGGCACGGGGGAGCTGACCCCGCTCGGCACGGCGGCGGTCACCCCGTCCCCGTCGTTCCTGGCGCGGCACCCCACCCTGCCCGTGCTGTACGCGGCGCACGAGCTGCCGGAAGGGCAGGTCAGCGCCTGGCGGATCGGTTCGGACGGCGACCTGACCCGGCTCGGCGGCGGGCCCACCGGCGGGCCCGAGCCGTGTCACCTGGCGGTCACCCCGGACGGGCGGCACCTGGTGGTGGCCAACTACGGCGGCGGCAGCGTGGCGGTCTTCCCGCTCGACGGGACGGGCACGCCGGGTGAGCGCAGCGACCTGGTCGTGCACTCCGGGCACGGCCCGGACCCGGAGCGCCAGGAGCAGGCGCACGCGCACATGGTCTCGCCGGATGCGGCGGGCGGCCCGCTGTACGCGGTCGACCTCGGCACCGACTCGGTGTACCGGTACGACCTGGACCAGGCGACCGGGCGGCTGGTGCCGCGCGCGCCCCGGGTCCACGTCCACGCCGGCTCCGGGCCCCGGCACCTGGCCCGGCACCCCGACGGGCGGCGGGTGTACCTGGTCGGCGAGCTGGACGCCACGGTGACCGCGTACGACCGGGGCGCCGACGGGGCGCTGCGGGAGCGGGGCCGGGTGCCGGCCAGCGGCCGGGCCGGGCACGTCCAGCCGTCGGAGATCGCGGTCGGACCGCAGGGACGGGTGCTCTACGTCGCCAACCGGGGGGTGGGCACGCTCGCGGTCTTCGCCCTCGACGGTGACCTGCCGGAACTCGTCGACGAGGTGGAGACCGGCGGGGAGTGGCCCCGGCACTTCGCCTGGGCGGGCCGCGACCTCTACCTGGCGGACCAGCGGGCCGACATGATCCGGCAGTTCCGCATCGACCCGGCCTCCGGAGTGCCGACGGCGGTGGGGGAGCCGGTCCCGGTGCCGAGCCCGAGCTGCGTCCTGCTCTGAGCCAGCCGTGCCGATTCAGTCACCCAACGTGACATGCGGCGGGTTTTCGCAGGTCGACTGTTCATCCTGAGTAACTTTCGTCCGAACGGTTGTGGCAGCAACGTTCACCGGTCCGCAAGATGGTCACTGTGTCGGGCCGCCATCGCATGCGTTCGAAGATTCGTGGAGCGGGCGCCGTCGCCTCGGCGACGGCGCTCGTTGTCGTCGTCACCGGGTCCTGGTTCGGGTACCAACGACTGGTCGGGCCGGCCTGCTCGGGTCAGGTCGAGCTGACCGTCGCCGCGGCGCCCGAGGTCGCCCCGGCGGTGCAGGCGGCGGCCGCGAAGTGGATGGACGACGGCGCGGCGGTCGGCGGCGCCTGCATCGCGGTGAACGTCTCCGCCCAGGAGCCGGTCGACGTCGCGGCGGCGGTCGCCGGCAAGCACGGCGTCACCCTGGCCGGCGTGGGGCAGGCCAGCGGCACGGCCGTCACCCCGGACGTGTGGGTGCCGGACTCCTCCACCTGGTTGTCCCGGCTGAAGGAGGGCGGCGCCGCGGCGTTCGACCCGGCCAACGGCGACTCGATCGCCCGCAGCCCGGTGGTGGTGGCCATGCCGGAGCCGGTGGCCACCCGACTCGGCTGGCCGCAGAAGAAACTCACCTGGTCCGACCTGCTGAAACAGATGAACACCGGGACGAACCTGCGGACCGGCATCGTCGAGCCGACCCGGGACGCCGCCGGCCTCGCCGGGCTGCTGTCGTTGACCGCCGCGGCCAGCGCGGCCGGTGGCGACGTCCAGCAGGCGAAGACGGGCGCGCTGCGGGCGTTGGCGACCGGCCGCTCCGCGCTGCGGCAGGACCTGCTGGCCCGCTTCCCGCGCGCCACCGACCCCGCGGCCGTGGCCGGCGGGCTGGGCGCGGCGCCGCTGTCCGAGGAGGACGTCGTCGCGTACAACAGCACCAAGCCGCCGGTGCCGCTCGCCGCGCTCTACCTGGAGCCCGCGCCGATGCCGTTGGACTACCCGTACGCGGTGCTGCCGGGCATCGAGCCGGCCCGGGCGTCCGCCGCGAGCGTGCTGTTCGAGGCGCTCACCACGGCGTCCTTCCGGGACCGGTTGGCCGCCCAGGGGCTGCGGGCCCCGGACGGCAGCGCCGGCGCCGCGTTCCAGGCGCCCAGGGGCGCGCCGGACGCCGCCGGGGCGCCCGCCCCGGGCGACGGCGGCACGGCGGCGGGCGGGCTGGACCCGTCGGCGATCGAGGCCGCCGTGTCGGGCTGGTCGATCGCCACCCAGTCCGGCCGGATGCTCTGTGTCATCGACGTGTCCGGCTCGATGAAGGCGCCGGTGCCGACCGCCGACAACGCCTCCCGCGAACAGGTCACGGTCGCCGCGGCGAGCCGGGGGCTGGGGCTCTTCGACGACTCGTGGGCGATCGGGCTGTGGACCTTCTCCACCCAGTTGGTCGGCAGGCGGGACTACCGCGAGCTGGTCCCGATCGGCCCGCTCTCCACCCAGCGCCGTCAGTTGGAGGCGGCCCTGGGCACGGTACGGCCGAAGGACAACGGCGACACCGGCCTGTACGACACGGTGCTGGCCGCCTACCGGACGGTGCAGGACGACTGGGAGCCCGGCCGGGTCAACTCGGTCGTGCTCTTCACCGACGGCAAGAACGAGGACGACGACGGGATCAGCCAGGACGCGCTGCTCGGCGAGCTGACCCGGATCGCCGACCCGGAACGACCCGTCCAGGTCGTGATCATCGGTATCGGGCAGGACGTCAGCCGTACCGAGCTGGAGGCGATCACCAAGGTCACCGGGGGCGGGGTCTTCGTCACCGAGGACCCCACCAAGATCGGTGACATCTTCCTGAAGGCGATCGCGCTGCGCCCCAACGCGCCACGCTGACCGACCGGACAGTCAACGACGGCTGATCGTACGAGGCAAGGGTTGCGCGAATCCGTCCACAACGGAATCAGCAAGTGACGGTATTCCGTCGGTGGCTTCCGAGGGGACGATTATCAGGGGAAGATGTCCGGGTGCTCGCGCGGCACCGGCGACCGGGGATGCCGACGCCGTCCCGGCACCACCGACGCTAGTGGGGAGGGTCGTTGACCTCGGCGCTGCTGACCCCTGCCTCGACCTCGGCGCCGTCCGGCGCGCACCGGCCGACACGTACGGGCCGGGCCGAGGAACGAGCCTACGTTCGTACCCTGGTGGTGCTGGACACCGCCGTGCTCGGCGTGGCCGTGCTGATCGGCTACGTGACCCGCTTCGGTGACCACGAGCCCCGTGGCTCGGACGTGCCCTACGTCCTGGTGGCGCCCGGGCTGGTGATCGCCTGGCTGCTCTCGCTGAAGATGCTGCGCTGCTACGACGACCGGGTGCTGGGCTACGGGGCGGACGAGTACCGCCGCGTCACCTCGGCGAGCCTGCGGCTGGCCGCGACCATCGCGATCACCGGCTACATCCTGGACGTGGGCGTGTCCCGGGGCTTCCTGGCGATCGCCCTGCTGGCCGGCACGCTCGGGCTGGTGGCGGCCCGGTTCGCGGCCCGCAAACGACTGCACCTGGCCCGCTGCCGGGGCGCCGGCTGGTCCCGGCGGGTGCTGGCGGTGGGGGACACGCCGCACGTCCTCGAGCTCGTGCACACCCTGCGCCGCGAGCCGTACGCCGGCTACCAGGTGGTGGGGGCGTGCATCCCGGACGCGTTGCTCGCCCCGGTGCCGCAGCGGCTGGGTGACGTGCCGGTGGTCGGCTCGTTCCGGGGCATCCCGGAGGCGGCCGAGGCGATCGGCGCGGACACCGTGGCGATCACCACCTCCAGCGAGCTGACCGCGACCCGGCTGCGCCGGCTCGGCTGGCAGTTGGAGGGGACGGGGATCGACCTGGTGCTGGCCCCGGCCCTGACCGACGTGGCCGGCCCGCGGATCCACACCCGCCCGGTCGCCGGGCTGCCGTTGATCCACGTGGAGGCCCCCGAGTTCCGGGGCGCCCGCAAGCTGATCAAGGGACTGGTCGACCGGTCGCTGTCCCTGCTGGCCCTGGCGGCGCTGTCCCCGCTGCTGTTGCTGATCGCGCTGGCGGTCCGCCTCGACAGTCGTGGCCCGGTGCTGTTCCGGCAGACCCGGGTCGGTCAGGGCGGGCGCGAGTTCGGTGTGTTCAAGTTCCGCACCATGGTGGTCGACGCCGACGCGATGCTCGCCGAGCTGACCGCCCGCAACGAGACCGACGGGCTGCTGTTCAAGATGCGCGACGACCCCCGGGTGACCCGGGTCGGTCGGCTGCTGCGCAAGTGGTCACTGGACGAGCTGCCACAACTCGTCAACGTGCTGATCGGGCAGATGAGCCTGGTCGGCCCGCGCCCGCCGCTGCCGTCGGAGGTGGCCCGCTACGACGGCGACGTGGCCCGCCGGCTGCTGGTCAAGCCGGGCATGACCGGTCTCTGGCAGGTCAGTGGCCGGTCCGACCTGAGCTGGGAGGACGGCATCCGGCTCGACCTGTACTACGTGGAGAACTGGTCGCTGGCCGCCGACCTGACCATCCTGTGGAAGACCTTCGGCGCGGTGGTCAACAGCCGGGGCGCGTACTGACCGGCGGTCAGGGCCGCGGGCCGTGCCAGTCCAGGCACACCACGACCGCGTCGTCGACCAGGTCGCCCGCGACGAAGGCGCGCAGGTCACCGATGAGGGACCGGACGGCGTCCAGGGGCGCCACCGGCCCGGTCCGGCGCACGAACCGCTCCAGGGCGGTCTCGCCGTACCGCACGTTCTGGCCGGTGGCCTCGACGACCCCGTCGCTGACCACGAAGAGCCGGTCATCGGGGCGCAGCGGGAACGTCTGGGGCCGGTAGTCCGTCCCCTCGAACATGCCGAGCGGAAACTGCGCCTCCAGCGGCTGCTCGTGGACCGCGCCGTCGCGCAGCAGCACCAGCCGGGGCGACCCGGCGTCGACCACGGTCGTCACCCCGTCGGCCAGGTCGAGTTCCAGCAGCAACGCGGAGACGTGCCGGTCACCCTGGTAGGCCGAGTAGATCGCCTGGTCGGCCAGGGCCGCCTGGTCGGCCAGGGAGATCCCGGCCCGGCGGGCGTTGCGCAGCGCGTACACGGCCAGCGAGGTGAGCATCGAGGCCTCGACGCCTTCGCCCATGCCGTTGACCACCGACAGCCACAGCCGGGCGCCGTCGTCGGACCAGTCGAAGCTGTCGCCGCGCACCGCGTACGCGGGTTCGAGCTGACCGGCCAGGCTGAACGACGGTCGCTCCCGGCTGCGGCCGGGCAGCAGCTCCCACTGCATCTCGGCGGCCAGGGTGAGGCGTCGGCTGCGTCGGGCGGTCCGGTACACGTCCGTGCCGGCGGCGACGGCGGCCAGCTCGTGACCGAGGACGGTGGCGATCTCGGTGAGCTCGGTCAGCACGGTGGGGTCCGTGGGCGCCGGGGCGAACCGGAGCACGCCGCGGCGTTCGCCGCGCATGCCGACCGGCAGGTATCCGGCCCCGTCGGCGAGCACCGGCTCCTGGTGGTCGAAGCACCGCCAGGCCGGGTGACCGGGAGTGGTAAGCGCTTCCCCGTCCCGCAGCGGCAACAGCGCTGACAGCCGGTAGTCGACCTGGAGCAGCTCGACGTCGGTGATCCCGTACGACCGGGCGAGCTCGTCGGAGATCCGGTCCAGGAGGAGGTCCGCGGGCGCTGCGGTCAGCGCCCGACGGGCCCGGTTGACCGGCACGCTCATGAGCACTCCTTCTGGTAGCCCGACCAGCAGCGGGTCAGGGGTAGTCTCGGGCACACGATGGCCGAGCAACAGCGTCCACACGGACCGGAAGCGAGTATGGCTGGGGTGCTCGACGACGCGGCAGCCAGCCTGCTCGCGGTGTGGGAGCAGTCCCGGGAGCGGACCACGAGTCAGCTGTCCGGCGTCCAGTTACGCGTGGTGATGGCAGTGGCCGAGCACGACGGGATCAACCTGCGGCGGCTCGCCGGCATGCTCGGCATGCTGTTGTCGTCGGCCAGCCGGCTCTGTGACCGGTTGGTCGCCGCCGGCATGCTGGAACGGGAACCGGGTCGGCTCGATCGTCGCGAGATCTCCCTGCACCTGACCCCGGAGGCCGTCCGGCTCCTGGCCGACCTGCGCGCCGACCGTCGGGCCAGGCTGGCCCGGGTGCTCGCCCGGATGACGCCCGCCGGCCGGGAGGCTCTGGTCCGGGGGCTCGTGGAGTTCGACGCGGTGGCCCGCCGCCTGGCCACGTCGGCCGACCCGGCCGAACCCACCGACCTGACGGACCCGGCCGAACCCACCGACCTGACGGACCCGGCCGAATCCACCGACCTGACCGGCCCCACCGATCTGGCTGACCCGGCCCACCTGGCTGGCCCGGCCGAGCAGCGGGAACCGACGCCCGGACCGCAGCCGTTCCGGCGCACCGCCTGAGCTCCGTCCGCCTCCGGCGCGCGGGTGTTTCGCGTTCCGTGGCTGCTCGCGGCGGAGAGGCGATCGGATCGGCGTCTCGGGGTGCGGTGGCCCGAGACGCCGGTACCTCGCGTTCACTACCCGTAGTTACTCTCCGGCTCGCTTGTCGCTTCGTGACGCAGTGTGACGTCATAGGTGACGGCTGCCACCCGGTCGCAGACTTTGCTCTGCACCCGTATCGGCACCACTCGTATGAGCAGGAGAAACCTCAACAGGATGGGTGACGCTGTCTTGAGTTCCTGATCACCATGTGTGGCTGGCGCGTATCAGGGTGCAGAGCAAAGGGCGCAACGAGATCCGTAGGCCTACGACAGAACATCACTGGAAGTGAGGCCGGCGGCACTGCGTCGTGCGACGACGTGAGGGCACGCCGAGCGGATCGTGTGGTGATCCAGCGCGGACGGCCGGGTAGGCGGAAGCGGGTCGGGCGAGGGCGGGCGGGGGACCCGGACTGACCGCGGGGGACCCGGGCTGACCGCGGGGGACCCGGACTGGCCTCAGCCGGGAAGGCGGGCCTGGCGGAGGTACCGGGCGGCGCGGGGATGCTCGGTGAGGGCGTCGGCGCAGGCGACCAGCAGGGCGTCGTACGACGGCTGCCGGGGACCGGACGTGACGACCTGGCGCTGCCATCGGACGAACCCGGCGACCAGCTCCGGATCGTCGACCCGGAGCGCGGCGGCGAGCGAGTCCAGCAGTTGGGCGACGGCGGTTTCGAGCTGCTCACCGTCGCCCTCGGCGGTCGCCGCCGTCCGGGCGACCGACTGCACCACCTCGCGGCGGCGGCGCAGGACGGCGACGTGTTCGTCGTCCTGCGGGCGCGGCACGGGATCCCCTGGCGCGGTGCGCTGGTGGCGACGTTCCAGCAGGTCGAGCGCGTCCCGCGCGGACGCGCCCCAGGCGGCGGCGCCCACCGCCGCGGCCCAGCGGCCGTCCGCGCCGAAGCCCGGTCCGCCGGCGACCACCGGCACGCCGGCGGACCGGCACGCCTCGATCATCCGGGCCGCCCGGATCAACCGGCTCGGCTGCACGCAGCTCAGCAGGACCGCGTCCGGCCCGGTCTGGTGCAGGTAGCTGACCAGGTGCCGGGGCGGGACGCTGGCCCCGAGGAACGTCACCCGCCAGCCGCCGGCCCGGACCACCTCGGCGACGATCCGCGCGGCCAGCGCGTGCCACTCGCCCTCCACGCAGGCCAGCACCACGTGACCGCGTCGCCCCGGGTCGGTGAGCCGGCGGCCCACCGCGGCCACCACCTCCTCGCCGACGTGTGTCGCGGCGTGCTCCCGGGCGACGCTCCACCGCCCGGTCAACCAGCGCCGACCGATCTCCCGCTGGGCCACGGCCACCAGGTCGACCAGCACGTCCGGGACCGACCAGCCGTCGTCGAGCAGGCCCAGCACGAGCCGGGTGGCGGCGACGGTGGGCTCCGCCCCGTCCAGGCAGGCGAGGTACGCGTGCACGGCCGACGCCCTCGTCTCGACGGTCGGGCCGGCGCCGGCCGCGCCGTCGGTGGGGTCCCGGGGCGGGCCGTTCACCCCCCGGGCGCTGCCGCGATGGCCAACATGGCGATGTCGTCGTGGCCCTGCCCGTCGAGCCACTCGTCGACGAGTTGCAGCAGCCGGTCCACCATGGCCCGGGGTGGCAGGCCGGCCCCGGAGGCGAGCGCCCGACGCAGCCGTCCCGCACCGAACATCTCGATCGCGCCCGGTCCGCCCCGCGCCTCGGTCACCCCGTCGGTGTAGGCGAGCAGCAGCTCACCGGGAGCGAGGCGGAGCTCGACCTCGACGAACCGCGCGTCGCTGAGCGCGCCCACCGGCATCCCGCCGACGGTCGCCGTCCGGACCGCGCCGGCGGCCGTCACCACCAGCGGGGACGGGTGGCCGCCGCCGGCGACCCGCAGCGTGACGCCGCCGTCCGGCCCGGCGGCGAAGGCGCCCAGCAGCAGGGTGGTGAACTGGTTGCGCCGGGTGGCTTCCGGCGCGTCGAACAGCGCCCGGTTGAGCAGGGCCATCAGCTCCAGCGGGCGCTGCTCCACCAACCGCAGCGTCTGGATCGACTGGCGAACCCGGCCGGTGAGCACGGCCGCCCCGACACCCTTGCCGCAGACGTCACCGAGCGCGAACGTGCCCCCGTCGCCGGTGGCGGAGACGTCGTAGAAGTCCCCACCGATGCGCAGGCTGTCGCCGGCCGCCCGGTAGCCGCCGGCCAGGGCCACCCCGGGAATCTCGGGCAACCTGGGCGGGAGGAGGCTGGCCTGGAGCACCCGGGCCAGGTGGGTCTGCTCGCCGTACAGCTCGGCGGTGGCCAGCGCCGCGCCCGCCCGCGCCGCGAACTCCCGGGCCACGTCGGTGTCCCGCTCGTCGAAGCCCGTCCGCCCGGCCCGGCGTACCAGGATCAACGCGCCGGTCGGGCCGCCGGCCCCGAGCACCGGGGTGACCAGGACGGTGCCGGGGCGACCGAACCCGTCCGGCAGCAGCCGACCGAGGTCGGCGAGCTCGGCGTCCAGCCAGGGGCGGGCGTCGGTGCGGTCGCCGTCGAGCGCCTCGGCGAGCCCGGGGACCGAGTCGGCCAACTCGGCCGGGCCGGTCCCGACGAGCGGACCCGGATCGCCGT
The sequence above is a segment of the Micromonospora sp. WMMD882 genome. Coding sequences within it:
- a CDS encoding lactonase family protein, producing the protein MTDEGGIVHIGGYTAEGDGKGEGIVAARRDPGTGELTPLGTAAVTPSPSFLARHPTLPVLYAAHELPEGQVSAWRIGSDGDLTRLGGGPTGGPEPCHLAVTPDGRHLVVANYGGGSVAVFPLDGTGTPGERSDLVVHSGHGPDPERQEQAHAHMVSPDAAGGPLYAVDLGTDSVYRYDLDQATGRLVPRAPRVHVHAGSGPRHLARHPDGRRVYLVGELDATVTAYDRGADGALRERGRVPASGRAGHVQPSEIAVGPQGRVLYVANRGVGTLAVFALDGDLPELVDEVETGGEWPRHFAWAGRDLYLADQRADMIRQFRIDPASGVPTAVGEPVPVPSPSCVLL
- a CDS encoding nitrate- and nitrite sensing domain-containing protein: MNSRDWPLRSKLTALVVAPVAALLALWIFATTLALGPALDLLAGRTLLTGLGLPGDRLVLDLQQERRLSVAQLAGERELPALRDQRLRTDRAVTELRRRAGLRDLRDATDDLLDARLDRLLTALEALPAGRRFIDQRQVDRAGGHGLYTGMLDAAFQTFAAMSVAPDVDLTRQARALNLLGQSRELLSQADALVAGALAAGRFAPGEHARLVQTVGNQRYAATLAVTDLPYLVRSNFQQLSEGPDFVRLRRLQEELMVADRSGRPPVDETAWRSTHDAVQRQLRDFELAEAAALTDRSVPVAVGILVRLAAAGLLGLVAVVISLTVAWRVGRSLVQRLTGVRTAALDLAERRLPDVVARLRRGEPVDVAREAPPLEFGADEIGQVGHAFSVAQATAVRSAVDEAALRHGLNEVFLNIARRSQGLVHRQLALLDRMERRTEDPAELAELFQVDHLATRMRRHAEDLVILAGATPGRGWRNPVAVLDVIRGAISEVESYARVDIVAVQPAAVVGRAVGDVIHLLSELIENATSFSPPHTRVQVRGERVPNGYVVEVTDQCLGMTPEAIEETNRRLASAPEFDPSESARLGHFVVARLAARHGVRTQVRASAQGGLTAVVLLPVAVVTAQPARPPTRGVDGVGAGRMAKVTKLNTAPRSRPAGRGVREPNAAPSVVPLSSARPAPTEAPIGPDGLPRRIRQRGPVRPVRRSTPGEPSARTPEQVRAAMAALQAGTARGRQAATRPPQQPTARPPGGPAGAVDAPTLPTGSPVDEPTTELPRLSPVETTVETVTGTGKDA
- a CDS encoding roadblock/LC7 domain-containing protein codes for the protein MVQPTRQATDLDWLLDELVDRVPAARQAVVLSADGLLMGTSSGLDRDDAEHFCAMASGFASLAKGASRHFAAGPVRQTVVEMESAYLFVTAAGQGACLAVLSDAEADIGLVAYEMAMLVTRVGETLAVGSRASTVVTDAR
- a CDS encoding ATP/GTP-binding protein, coding for MDFVRSDRNGAGQRVPLALKILIAGGFGAGKTTLVSALSEVRPLQTEEVLTDAGIGTDDTFGVEGKSTTTVAMDFGRITINEDLQVYLFGTPGQDRFWFLWDELAFGALGAVVLADTRRLADCFPSVDYFEQRGIPFVVGVNCFDGSRRFSLDSVRRALDLDPDVPLVLCDARDRQSGKLVLVALVEHVAAMRGEPAA
- a CDS encoding DUF742 domain-containing protein, which codes for MRAEPPGRPHVWLDDDAGPVVRPYTVTGGRVAPVTGDFDLVAFVLASPDAEPDDHPHLHPEHRQLVELAGEPMSVAELAAHLNLAVGVVRVLVGDLLAGGLVDVHEPPTTAYLPDDNILKAVANGLRAL